AAGAGGGCCGTCATGATCAAGCAGGCGGTGAGGTCTCCTGCCCACCCCGCGAACAAACCGAGCAGAGCGGCGCGGAAGAGGATCTCTTCGCAGACTGCCGAGGCCAGAGACAAGCCGGGGATATGCAGGAGCGGGCTTCGCTGGATCAGATCTTTCATCACGAGCACTTCTTTTGTAGCGGGCAGATTAAAGCCGAGCCGTTTCCTCGTCGCGAGAATATACACTTGTCCGGCTGCAACGACCGCAAGCGCTGCCGCTATGCTGCCGATGCTGTCTAGGACGAAGAGATCCTTCAGATAGTCGAAGAAGGAACTGCCCTTCCAGATCCAGATGATGAGGAATCCGATCAAGGCATAGAACAGCATAGAGAGATACAGGGCATATGACGGGACGTATGGGAGATCTTCTTGGCGATGTTTCTGCATGGTCAGCACACTCCAGTTAAGTCAGGACTTTGCAACATAGGATACGTTTATTCTAGTATATCTGGCAAGCCTCCATGTTGCTAGAATAATCAGCCAACCATAACAAAACCCTCCTGACAGATTTCGACAGGAGGGTGCTTTGGTTTCATTGTTTGTTCATGCTAACAATCCGATTCAAGACCGACAGTTCGCGGTTTAGAAGACTGTGCGCCTTTCAGGCGCACAGTCCCGCATCCCCAACCCCCGCAAACCTGGCGGGACAGTAGCTTTTATGTATTGGCGCGCCCCGGTGGGACTCGAACCCACGACGCACAGTTTAGGAAACTGTCGCTCTATCCGGCTGAGCTACGGGCGCATGCCTTTAGAGTAATATGACAAGTAGTATTATAACAGAAAATCACTATCGGACAAAAGTATCTGAATGCCTACTTTCTCGGCAATTTGTGACACCGCTTTGAATTTCCAAATAAAACCTAGGAAATTTGCGCAACCTCGCTGTAATTTTTAGAGTATAATGGTTAATAACCGAGTACTAGAATATCATTAAAGGTGGGTAATACATAATGGCAAGCCTATATCTTCGAGGGCTGGCAGGGTTCATCCTATGCTTATTTGTGATGGCGCTGACAATGCCGCTCGAGCTTCAGGCTCAGGAAAGGGACGTACA
The nucleotide sequence above comes from Insulibacter thermoxylanivorax. Encoded proteins:
- a CDS encoding CPBP family intramembrane glutamic endopeptidase; its protein translation is MQKHRQEDLPYVPSYALYLSMLFYALIGFLIIWIWKGSSFFDYLKDLFVLDSIGSIAAALAVVAAGQVYILATRKRLGFNLPATKEVLVMKDLIQRSPLLHIPGLSLASAVCEEILFRAALLGLFAGWAGDLTACLIMTALFGLAHVPQYRGSWNAIIYVFVIGLLINLLFVLYGQLWAPIVLHFFNNLLNFTWMRLGIVKIREK